In Periophthalmus magnuspinnatus isolate fPerMag1 chromosome 9, fPerMag1.2.pri, whole genome shotgun sequence, the sequence TGGAACTGGCAGCAAGCACATAATAGTAAAGCAGGTGGACATATAAAGAGGACCAATAAAAAGCAGCTGGCTCTTTTAGGAATAATCTTCCTCACACTGTTTTGTCTGGTTTGTTTCCTTCTCAGGTTTTAATCTAATGCctttaaatgcagatttttagaGTGTGACTAAAGGAGAAAACGCAAAACAGCAGTGTTAAGTGATTTTCCTCAATGGTCAATATAATCCAGTTTCAATCCTTGTCGTGagcttttttaacatttttttcaaatgttagtGTGTATTTTTGAGCCTTAAAGAaatcagtttgtagtaaaacgtTCATTAATGTTTTAACTGATTTCCACAGGTCTTACTCATCTCGCTGTAACCATGGCCAACTCATTTGCGCGTATGATGTCAGGCCGAAACACTGCTGTGATGTTGGCCAGTGTGGGAACGGGAGCCCTGGTCTCTGGATATTTGCTCACAGAGGGGAgttctactgctgctgctgagagGAGGAAGCTGTACCCGCCCAGGTGCGTCTCTGAGCGACTCTCACAACAGGACATGTCGCATAAATCCACAGCTGTCACCTACTTTAGACACaatgttactgttactacttTCTATAACGTTAACATTTGTACACACTTAATTGTTGTGCAGCGCAGACTTCCCGGATCTGAGGAAACACAACAATTGCATGGCATCAGCCCTGACCCCTTCAATGTATGCTCATCTGCGAGACAAACTCACCCCGAACAACTGGAGCCTGGACCAGTGCATCCAGACTGGAGTGGACAACCCGGGACACCCCTTCATCAAGACTGTGGGGATGGTGGCCGGAGATGAGGAGAGCTATGAGGTGCTTACACTGAAAATCACAATAATACAGGATTATAGTATCATCACAGGTACTGATTCAGGTAGTTCAGCTGGATAATAGCATGGATATAAACAGTTTTATCCAGAAgcatcatctcctcctctgctaaTGTCTGCCCCCATATCCCATAGTGGCGCTCAAAGGTCAAATCATTACTTCTGTTCATGTCTCATATTGTTTCATTGCGTGCTCATTTCCACAGGTCTTTGCAGAGCTCTTTGACCCTGTCATCAAAGACAGACACAATGGCTATGATCCTCAGACAATGAAGCACCCCACTGACCTGGATGCGAGCAAGGTTTGACTCCTCATTCCAGTCCATTACATGTGGGTGCTCAGTGACGTTCATTGGTCCTGTCTCCAGctgtcttcaggcatgtttgatGAGCGTTATGTGCTCTCGTCCCGCGTGCGCACTGGTCGGAGTATACGAGGTCTGAGCCTGCCCCCAGCCTGCACACGCTCAGAGCGACGTGAGGTGGAGCGGGTGGTGGTCACTGCTCTGTCCGGGCTGAAGGGAGAACTCGCTGGACGCTACTACAGCCTGGGAGAGATGAGTGAGCGcgagcagcagcagctcatCGATGTGAGTGCACAGAGACAGTTTATAATGGAGATTTTGAACCAGTTGGTGCATTCTTTTTCTTAATCATCATCTTGATGTCCTGTCCTGTTTCTTATTAGGAGCACTTCCTCTTTGACAAACCTGTGTCGCCCCTGCTCACGGCTGCGGGCATGGCCCGAGACTGGCCCGATGCCCGAGGGATCTGGTACATTATATCTGCTCTAAAATCAGTTACTGTAGGAAGGAGTGAATTAGTCTGATggacttatttttttatggagGAGACAGCTGTTTAAAATAACAGACAATCTGTGTAATAGTAAATACACAATTGTACATTGTATGAGGTATGAATAACATTCTGTTGTTTATCTTTTTTTCTGTGTCAGGCATAACAATGCCAAGAACTTTCTGATCTGGATCAATGAGGAGGACCACACTCggatcatctccatggaaaaaggAGGGAATATGAAGCGAGTGTTTGAGCGTTTCTGCAGTGGTCTTAAGCAGGTTTGTACAGCATTTACTTTATAAATCACCTCAACATAACAGAGCATTCACATGGTGTTTACTGCAGGTGGAGCATCTGATCCAGGAGCGTGGCTGGGAATTCATGTGGAACGAGCGTCTGGGATACATCCTCACTTGCCCCTCCAATCTGGGCACAGGCCTCAGGGCCGGAGTGCACATTCGCCTCCCTCTACTCAGCAGGGTCAGGAGCCGTAAGGAgtacattattattcattattctaaatgtttattaaaacaaaaatgatgaaTGATTTAGGACGCTCGCTTCAAAAAGATCTTGGAAAACCTGCGGCTGCAGAAGCGCGGCACAGGAGGCGTGGACACAGCAGCCACGGGAGACACTTTTGACATCTCCAACCTGGACCGCCTGGGCCGCTCGGAGGTACCACGCCCATTTATGTCATAAGAGAAGAGCACATGGAGCAGACAAGTCAACAGGTGGAGGCTACGGCAAaccctgccccctgctggccttaAATCTCCCTGTGCTCTCAAATGACCCTTCACCGCAGCCACAATACGCCTTATCACTAATCTGTCAGCCGCAGAGTAAAGACAGAGCCTGAAGGACTATGTTTAGATTATTTTAGTTCAATTCCTTAGAAATTACAGAATGAGAGAGGCATTTTATCAAAGTTCAAGAAATCCCTGTGTTGCATGTTACAGATTAATAATGAATGCAACATATGCAATAAAAAGTTCATCATCTGCCATTTTGAAATAACCTTATaactgtgctgcaggtggagcTGGTGCAGTTAGTGGTGGATGGGGTGAACTACTTAATTGAATGTGAGAAGAGGCTGGAGAAAGGACAAGACATCAAGATCCCTGCCCCAATTCCCCAGTTTAGGAAGTGATCTGGGATTATTCAGATTCCTGCTCCAGATGCTGTCTGCAGACTGTTGGTCCTGCTCCATGAGGAAAAGGTTTAGTGCAGTGTCACGTTGTAACACGATGTCTTATGAacccaataaaacaaaactagttgaGGTGAAAATAGTAATActgtacattattttatttattttattcaaacacGATCACTCACTCAGTATATTTCAGCAAACTTTATACTGACATGTCTCTGTTTCTttcactctgtctctgtgtctcactctgtccttctctttttaatcaaattgaTGCATCTTTATTGGATCATAATGCCACAACCCTGGACTGAACCTCTGCGTCTGTTACTTGCTAAATATTCTTAACAAGGACATTTCCTAAGTCTTTTCCAAAATTGAATAGCCTGAACATGCGAGATGCAGACAGTCAGAGCGCAGTCTTCTTTATCTGATTAAATCCAAGGTTAAGTGCAAATCCCATTAGCTCCAGACACCAGTGAGGGTAAGCAGAGGTGGCTGCATGTGCACTGAATGGCACAGAGGTATTTAATTACTTTGGTTGAGTTTAGTATGAATTTTAATAgcatgtaactgtgtatttgtatatgcaCAGCAAATATATTCAGaagattcattttaattttgtgcttttagttcattttaataaGTTGGTCAGTCAATATTTTTATGTGCAGAatgttatgtgttttgtttttgtggggtttttttctcATCTGTCCTTAAGTGTAACCTAGTAAGTAaacaaaaagtcttaaaaaaaagcttcagataatgtgtaatccctcagtcatcaaGGTTTgattcacagtaaaaaaaaaaaaaaaaaaaaaaaagtctggacaactgcttcaaatacatccacaaatGTATCCAAAATAATCCTTTAAACTTATTAGAACTAATCCAAATAACACATATTCAAGCCACTTCAGTGCATGTAGATTTGttaaataaagttgtaataaGGTTAATACACAAAATGAGGTTTAGCTGCATTTCCTTTAGTAAATAACAaactaaaccagagacacaaaaaccttaaagggtccatattatgctgttttctgatctatgttataatgtttataatgtttcctcatcaaacacatagtTCTTCaggttcttctcttaaacagaaaacactctgttccaccttgtgatgtcacgtggtcatacaggaagtgctccgctgcgtttttaaactttaaacttagacattttcactagaatcatttggatcatttcagctctggaattgccaatctccacggaagaaaaggtgaaaggtcgctgtagtaaaagacaaattttGATCTGtaaactgggcaaaaagttgtaggagagaagacgtttcgctgcttcttTACTGGGTCATTTAGTTTGGAtcgtacctggacgactgagggattacacagacgtaaaaggagctgttaacgtgtaaactaccactatatgacatcacaaggtggaacagagcatttcaaaCTTTAGAGattaatcaaaacacaactccaggtatgtttttgatgaaataacagcattataacaggactaaaagctcacaagagttcattttgtgtcatataggacctttaacgttaacaaaaaacatgaaagttCACTTGTTTTTGTTATCTCTCTAGCCTAGTTGTATTATTAATGGCCCAATAATTCCTGGAAATGATTTGATATCCCGTAACGttcattaaaacaacacacaaatacactatTACAATTAAACGTATCAGTGAATAAGAGTGAGCCGTTCAGAGAGGTGTACGTGGGGTCAGTGCAGGGTGTGGACTCATAAAAACTCTTACACAATCACACATGTAAACATTAGTTCAAAACCAAAGACTTGTGATGAATTGCATGTAAATGTTGTGTAAAGGATTCCTGTAGACACGCCTGAACACTTAGGCCACTTCAGTGACACTTATGCACAAgtaaaagtccatataaaaacacatcaaacatcGTCCAACATCAAACGCACAACATTTGTCTGAACATGACACTGTGTGTGATTCTGGCTGTAACCTGCATGATGCTGTCTGGAGGTGAGTATTTTCTGTAACTGAACatacaaatagaacaaatttgaaggtgaaaatgtgtttttattttattgtcagtggGCAGTTtgcagtgtttaacatgttttagtgTGAACCCGGGCTCCTGCACTCAGATATGGAACTGTCCGGCTCATTATGATCGCTGTGCCACAACTATAGGtaagtccatttatttattacttattcgtCTTATTTGGGACAGAGTAACCTGGAAGAGTTGTGCAAAGTAgtgccttttatttatttatttatttatggcaaTTGTACCTATTACTCTTTTCTTGACTATGATTgaataaaatcaatacatttgtgcAGTTTATTGTATTAACAGCTTGACAATTAGATTTCCTCATGTCTTTCTTCAAAAGTGCTCCTCTTATTATTTCctcaaacatttcaaattaagtatttaagtacactCCAGCACAATTATTCTTGATCCATAGTTCACTATCTaactctgcttgtctccacaatattgcattaaatctatctccatggagacaagccaataAATCTACAAGGctaatttatgtattattattattattattattattattattattattattattattattattattattattattattattattattattattattattattattattattattgttattattattattattattattaatttattaatttatttatattttttaagctatttttgagcaataaaaaccccATAACACAGAGTTTaatgatactgtggaacatctcaggGAAAGCatcagcatctccatggagagcagTTTATCTATCTCTGACTTAGCAgctatgttaaaaaaaatacaaaaaaaatgcaaccCTCATTTTGACTTTTGTCCACTTCACAGTTGCGGAGAACCTAATCACCAAAGAGTGCATGAGGAGTGATATTTGCAACAATGTGTATTCAGTGGGAGTGTCCTGCTGCTCTGGAGACCTGTGCAACGGGGCCCAGCACACGGGGGCCACCTCGCCTCTGGTATTAGGGGTCCCCATTATAGCTGTCGTTATGATGCTTAACTGATCTGTTTGTACATGCAGAACAATGAATATACTAACTCTCACTAGGGAAATATTAGTTACCCAGTTCCTCAcgtaatatttagattttttttattgtagatgTTTTGGATATCtgtcttttattttacaaatatggcacatttacatacacattttaaaaaatattttctttattttaatattttaatttaccctgtatATTGTATCTAATTAATTTAAAACCTGGAATACtatgggtttttgtttttttttgcagtagctAAAATTTACCACTAGAGGGCACCAAAGAAGAGTTCATTTCAAACCCACACAGACATTTATATTGGTGTAATGGTCTTTTCTTGCACTATTGACATGGTTTAAAGACTTTTTATCATGGTGTAAGGGCATTTGTTATTTCAGCAGAGCGACAGAATGACACATGCCACATCTAACTGTGGTTAAACTCAGAGAAAAGCTTTTACAACTGCTAATAAAGTGGAATAAAACAAATCTGTGGTTTTCAGGGCAACTCCCAAGTTACTCTATTGTATTTCCACAATCATCTTTTGTTATTATGTACACTTTGTAATCTTTGAGTcaatattttacatatataaagatatgtttataatgacagTGTTTTCTTTGCTGTTCTTTATATCTAATGTTGAGTTCATTAGATTAAACATAACTAGATTCAGTGTGATAGAATTGGTGTATTCACATTCGTACATTAGTTATGATTTGTTTGCTCTGGGTGAGTTGCTAATAATAAACAGTGATGCAGTTTTCTCAAGCGTCTGAATTCATAACTGACTTAAATGAATGTTGGCATGATCAGCGTGCATTGTGTTAATAGTACATGTTCTTATGTCATTTAAGGTGAGGCAGGATTGTACTTTCTCAGCGGGAGGAAGTCAGTCCCATAATATCCTCCTATAAAACAACCCATTAATTTCTCATTCTCTAACCAAGATGGCCACTATGTCTTTTCCCGAACAACATTTTCCAAATTTACTGACCTGAAAAGACTTGCGTAGCCTTATTGTTCCTAAAGGGAAATTTGCtctcttccttttttttctatctTCCCAGTGTTGCATGGTCGGGAGCGTGGGAATTGCTTTCCAGGTCTTAAGCCAGGATCTTGGTCAATAATTTAtcagtaaatgtgtatgttttgGGGAGTTGAGAGTGTAAACCAAAAGTTCCACCTCCTAGctccagtttttatttatttttctttagttaAATGGTTTGTTCCTGATTTCAAACCGTGTGATTTTGCCCCACGACACAGAAACAACAGTCTGGGATGGTGCCGTGCTGTTGTTTCCTTATATTTCTCCAgtctctgtttattttttttgcttttttgtcacTCTTAAAACACACAGTCACAGAGGAACAAGGGACTGGCAGTTGGTTTCCCATAATTCTTTgtaacaatgtgcctgattgAGTGTAAAAAGGTGACCGGTCCCTGTCAGTAGCTTCTGTTTTAATTACTgtcaaagaaaacactctgtaaaATTAATAGATTGTATttcacagacacatttttccctcacagcttttacaatacaattagcgatgggacttttggctcttttatgggatccgaatcttttggatcagtttatttcaaagagcatttcaaaagactggctgttttactatttatttatatgacggAAGCtgatgtgagaactcattttagaAACAGAACAAACCATTTAAATTTTAAGTAGAGAAAAAaaccaaggcttaaatgtgtttgaaatggtttaaactgagagaggagtgtgtttaccctttggaattatgcatctaaataaaacaataattataATCATTTAAAAACGGACTATTAACATGATgccaaacatgtttttgtgcttAAAACTCTCATTAGTGTTGTCTGCTTTGcatctgtgctgattcttgtgtcggttcagcgttaatcagtataaaaatgcagacaaattagaaagaaaaagatttgtttcttttcaaaaatgatATCCGGGTCAAACCGTTGGAATAGTTAAAGgtaaatgagattataacatgcacaagtcttcaaaagtttgcacatgtgacaaagaaatgggtAATATCTATGCAGGTTTGTACCCATTTGttaatgtgtatgaaagaaagagtgtCTGTATATCTGAAACTGAGTGATTCTGTgcgtgtgtgaactgaatgtttttagaaatgtcatatttgaaggcgagatgtgttgtatttgatgtatgtaccatatgtttGCAGGTGtttcatccacctacaccaaactgtttcTCTTACTCAACATCAGCCTGTGcagggacgacaggtggaaaCTAATATTTATGCtttaacctggcaccaaacatctttcctgttttttaaagGTCAGTGTAAAgtcgtgcactgtccctgtcttaATAAAAGCATTCCAGACCATACCATATCATACattaaggaatcgttcaaaagagccaactcgctcacaaacatcacatcactcaTGAACAGATTGTATTTTACAGTCaagtttttttcccttttcaacacaatgcacgatgtaaagagcatttatctcgacaaaaatacattcaaatcaatGTAATCAAGCAACTAGATAGAATTCATAAACCAAAAACAGGATATTCTGTGTGAAACTCTGCATAAACCAGTAATATTTAGTTAGTTTATCAGTTGTACAGTGGTTGTGCAAGCTGGATTTCTCAGTTTGTTATGATACCATTCCCATTGCACATTATTTATGAAAAACTACAACAGTTGGAGTGGACGAAATTACATAATTCTCTCGCTTAGCTAAaattcatatttgttttaattccaCTGATAATCGCCGCATCAACGATCTGATGTTGTGGTGTTGATTTGCTTTTGGCAGCTAAAACTAATAGATAAAAAGGTACcagtaaacaaaaaatgatGTTGTAATGTGAAGAATGAGTGTTAAATAGATTTGTTTTGCTACGAGAAGAGCGTGAGATAAGAAGTTGGATGAGATTTCTCCAGTGTCTTTAGTAAACATAATTTCAGCACAATTTGAGCAATCTTTTGGAGCAATCTTACATCACCGTGCACCCCAACAGTGTGAAGTTTGTAGTAAGATAACAGCTTcgaaaacatttcattttcagaAAACAGCTACGCCTGGAGCAAAAGAGACATCCGTTAGTTAATTGAATCATTACGGTTGAGCACGTTTGAGATTAATTCCATATAAAGAGGAGATCAAAGATGTCGAGCAGAATAAACGCAGAGGCTGTCACTGTAATCCTATTAAGAGCTGTTCTCTCATTCAAAGCCTGACCTGTTCAGTCACTGCAAATACACAAAGTGAGACATGATGGAAGAGGTGACCAATACCAAGTGAGTCATGACGAACATACAGTCAGCCAATTATCAGATGGATTTTTAACCAATTATCACATATCCACTAATTACGATGAGGAAGGCTATTTCTGGAGGTAGTGGAACCGAGGGGATTAGGAGAAATAAGACAAATGAATGCGTCACTGCTTATGTTTAACACCAATTTTACACATGTAGAGGCAAATATGTATGTACAGTACTTAGACAAATGAGGGATCACACACACGTTATCTCTTTATGTTGAGTTAAATTTCATAacgtcataatttcagatggagctTCAGAACCTGGGACAAGATtatgagttaagtgtcttgctcaagggcactgCTTTCTCATGTGTAGGTGCTAAAACCAAATCGCCAGCGTGTAATTGAGTTGATCATTAACCTACGGACAGTTTAGAAAGTCTGGATTTCTCACTTTGACTTGCTAATTGTTGAGAAGTAACATGGGAACTGCACTTAGAAAAAACTGCTAATGACATGTTTTGCTCACGGAAGGGTGTTAAAACCAAGCGAAATGCCTAAATCGTTGTGGGAATTTGCTAAAATACACAATATCGATGACTGATGAATAATAATCAATGTGATATTTCACAACTGGAACGTGTCACAGCAGAGGGAGATATGTAAAAGATCTAGTTTAAGTTGCAGCTTCAGTTCAGACTTGTTTAACTGTTGAAAAGTATAACGTGAATGTTTGAGTTAACAGCTTAGAATGAAACctatatgtgtttttatgcagTTTTGCCAGTATCCCCACAGTCAAATCACTTGGCATAATATAAATCAAATGCTTTCTAATCTGTTGTAACCTGCCGTTTTACAATAGCACACTTCCCCAGGATATGTCTGCTCTATTTAACCTTAAACTCCATTAAAGTCAGTGTAGTGTTGATGCAACTTGGAAAACCTTCAAATATAAAAGTAGTACAGAACATAAAGTTAAAACAGAGAGGTATAATCAATAATGCATGCATCAGAACATAATAAATCACTGACTTTGTGCTTTAACATGCGAgactttatttttagttgtcATGGCAGTAATGGCAGCTGCAATAATTATACAAATTACACAAGATTAAGGCAATGTTCTTCTGataatcaacagaaaaaaacaacgtGATTCAAtaatataagtaaatatattataagtaatcataaaataataaaataattatgaataaatataacttacacaacacaacaaagtaAATATGGGCATATAAAGTGTTTGTTGTCTGGTGACGCTTGAATTCAATGTTTGACTGCAGTTGTATTTACACATTGAAAAGCAGAGTCACAGTGAGCGTGTGCGGCATGTGCCCTCACTCCACGGAGCAGAAGTTGTCCAGGCTGTTCTCTGGAGCTTTGGGCAGCGTGTCTCGGTCCAATAGTCTGTACTGAAACGAGACGCGGTTTATGTAGTTCCCACTCGACACCAGCCGCACTACTGAGTTATCACAACCAATCTTCATCTGCGCTGGAATgccaaagagaaagaaaaaaaaaaaacatttcacaagtTATGAATTATTTTGAGGAAATCTTTGGCATGCTTTGAGATTAGATGTTGTTGTTCGTGTATTCTgggcacattttaaaaacattccgCAGCTATCGTGTTTAAAAGATGAATGTGAACggttaaacaaacacaaaaaattgTTTCAGATGTGGGTACGGATTTCAAGATATtgttttttaatacattctttgatttaaaatggtttattttGGTGAATTTATACAATCAACTATTCAAATAAACCAGATTAAAAATATTACCAATGTTCTTTTGATTCTGCAGTGGGTCCTGAGTCTGTTGCAAGGTTATTTTTGGCGtcctggtgtgaaaagtttagCAACCTGTGGCTTAAACTACAGGCTTAGCTGGTTTTATACCTAATAAAACTTTGTGGAGCCCTGCTTTTTGCACAGGAGAGCCGTTAgagtggtttgtttttttgtttaaaagctgcagatgttgatCAGGATTGAGTACCTCTTTTATCTTTTTAGAAATAAGTGAGTATTTTGATATAAAAGATGTGCACATATGAATTAGAACTTACCCAGTCCGCTGAGGGAGAAGCAGAGGTCAGCCACAGGGAACATATGAGACGTGTCCACTCCGTTTCCTCCTAACAGCTCCACATAGTCGCCG encodes:
- the LOC117376750 gene encoding creatine kinase S-type, mitochondrial-like; protein product: MANSFARMMSGRNTAVMLASVGTGALVSGYLLTEGSSTAAAERRKLYPPSADFPDLRKHNNCMASALTPSMYAHLRDKLTPNNWSLDQCIQTGVDNPGHPFIKTVGMVAGDEESYEVFAELFDPVIKDRHNGYDPQTMKHPTDLDASKLSSGMFDERYVLSSRVRTGRSIRGLSLPPACTRSERREVERVVVTALSGLKGELAGRYYSLGEMSEREQQQLIDEHFLFDKPVSPLLTAAGMARDWPDARGIWHNNAKNFLIWINEEDHTRIISMEKGGNMKRVFERFCSGLKQVEHLIQERGWEFMWNERLGYILTCPSNLGTGLRAGVHIRLPLLSRDARFKKILENLRLQKRGTGGVDTAATGDTFDISNLDRLGRSEVELVQLVVDGVNYLIECEKRLEKGQDIKIPAPIPQFRK
- the LOC129456491 gene encoding CD59 glycoprotein-like, translated to MTLCVILAVTCMMLSGVGSLQCLTCFSVNPGSCTQIWNCPAHYDRCATTIVAENLITKECMRSDICNNVYSVGVSCCSGDLCNGAQHTGATSPLVLGVPIIAVVMMLN